A window of the Bacteroides thetaiotaomicron VPI-5482 genome harbors these coding sequences:
- a CDS encoding glycosyltransferase family 2 protein, with amino-acid sequence MVKWYKTYLEVYGKSFDEISDDSIRKVKRQLKERQNDSPLVSVVLIAHNEERHLISCIWSLSENHCHFPIEIIAVNNNSTDKTEEILKSLGVTYYNETKKGPGYARQCGLDHAKGKYHICIDADTLYPPHYIETHVKYLMNPKVACTFSLWSFMVDERHSRFGLWCYEGLRDIYLRLQAIQRPELCVRGMAFSFNTEIGRRFGFRTDIIRGEDGSLALAMKPYGKIVFITSRKARVLTSNGTLNSEGSLIDNIWIRVIKALKEITGLFIKKTAYKDKDSNLIK; translated from the coding sequence ATGGTAAAGTGGTATAAAACTTATCTGGAAGTATACGGGAAATCTTTTGATGAGATTTCTGACGATAGTATCCGCAAAGTCAAAAGACAACTCAAAGAACGTCAAAACGATTCTCCACTGGTATCGGTTGTACTCATTGCACACAATGAGGAACGTCATCTGATAAGTTGTATCTGGTCACTCTCCGAGAATCATTGCCATTTCCCCATTGAAATAATAGCCGTTAACAACAATTCAACGGATAAAACGGAAGAAATATTAAAATCATTGGGAGTTACCTATTATAACGAAACGAAGAAAGGTCCGGGATATGCCCGCCAATGCGGATTGGACCATGCAAAAGGAAAATATCATATTTGTATTGATGCAGATACTTTATATCCACCGCATTACATTGAAACGCATGTAAAATATCTAATGAATCCGAAGGTTGCATGTACATTCAGTTTATGGAGTTTTATGGTTGACGAAAGACATTCCCGATTCGGACTATGGTGCTACGAAGGCCTGCGCGATATATACCTCCGCTTACAAGCCATCCAGCGTCCTGAACTCTGTGTGCGAGGTATGGCTTTCAGTTTTAATACGGAAATAGGACGTCGGTTTGGATTTCGTACAGATATTATCCGCGGAGAAGACGGTTCGTTAGCATTAGCTATGAAACCGTATGGAAAAATCGTATTTATTACAAGTCGCAAAGCACGAGTGCTTACAAGTAATGGAACCCTAAATTCTGAAGGATCACTGATTGATAATATATGGATACGGGTAATCAAAGCACTGAAAGAAATCACCGGACTCTTTATCAAAAAGACGGCATACAAAGATAAAGACTCTAATCTCATCAAATAA